The window TTTGGCAAATCGGACAAGAAGTTACTGATGGAGATCCTGTGAAGGATCAATATCCTGATAATGAAATTTTGGAAGAATTACCACAATTTAATCAGGTAACCAATGGCATTTACAAAAAATTAGAAGAAAACGGAACGCACCTTTTGCGAGCAATTGCAACCTACTTAGAATTGCCAATTGATTTTTTCGACAAACATGTACACAATGGAAATTCAATTTTGAGAGGCATTCATTACTTCCCTATTGAAAATCCTGAAACCATTCCAGATGATGCTGTTCGTGCTGGAGCACATGAAGACATTAACTTAATTACGCTGTTAATTGGCGCAAGCGCCGATGGTTTAGAAGTTTTAACCCGCAGTAACGAGTGGTTGCCAATTAAAGCCCATCATACAGATATTGTTGTAAATGTTGGCGATATGTTGCAACGTTTAACCAATAATAAGTTGAAATCTACCACACATAGAGTTGTAAATCCACCTCGTGAGTTAATGAAAACTTCTCGCTTTTCAGTGCCATTTTTCTTACATCCACGGAGTGATATGAGCTTGGCAAGCTTATCATCAACAATTGATGCAGAACATCCTAAAGTTTATAGCGACATGACTGCCGGAGCATATCTTGATGAAAGGTTAAGAGAAATTGGATTGAAAAAATAGATATATTGTAAAGCAAATATGAGCTAGTTTTAGGTTTGCAAAACTAATTATTTATAGTTCGAGATGCGCAAATGCTAACATCTCGAACAGCTATTTGCTCACAGCCTACCTATTTAAACCCGTAATTATCATCTACCCCGATAAATGAAAACTTTTTTTTTCCTATTACTATTCTTAAGCATACAAACCACTTTCGCTCAAAAACAAGATATTAAAAATTTATATTTTGATTATTTGCAAGTGAGAATGGATGCCGACGAACAGCCTGAAGCAATTACTAAAGCTTTAGAACTTTTAAATCGCAAAACAGAATTAAATAAAACCCAATTAGGCAACGTAACTTATCATCTTGGTCGTTTGTACGAAGAAACTGGAGATATCGAAAAAGCCATACCTTACTATGAAAGCTCGATAAAAATGACGCCCGGCTATTACGTTCCTTACCGAGCTTTAGGTTTTTATAACTTTGAAAGATCTAATTCACTATTAAAGAAAATCAATGATGCAATCCTGGCAAAGAACAATCAACTTATTGCAACACTGAATAAAGATTATAATATTTTGGCTTTAAAAACCATTGCTTACTTAGAGAAATCGCAGGCTTGCGATCCTGACGATGAAACAAAAGGAATGATTATTAATCTTTATAAAAACATCAAAAATGATGCTGCAATTGGTACTTTAGATACCCGACTTAAAAAGCTTTCAACTGATTGTATTACTTTGTTGGAAGATTAGCGGAAGTAATCCGAAACAGGATTTCATTTCTTACACAATATTGAGTAAGATAAACCATGTTGTAGCGGCATCCCCCGATTCTTTTTCATCGGGATACAGCGAAAAGACGGACTGCTGTTACCGATTAGCAGTACAGTACCTTTCCAAAAGATTCTTGAAGATCTTAATGCATTATAAACCTACATATTAAGATTGCTTCGTGCCTCGCAATGATGCGTTTTACTTCTTCGATTCGTCTATCGCTTTATTTACTACATCCTGAATTCTTCCCCTAATTTTTAGGTTAGATAATTTATCAGTAACCGTCGGATTTACTCGATTTGAGAGAAATACATAAACCAAGCCTCGTGATGGATCTACCCAAATACAGGTACCCGTGTAACCTGTATGCCCATAAGTTTGCGGCGAAGCCAAATCTGATGGATAGTGTTTGGTACTATCAGGATCCCAGCGATCAAAACCTAAACCCCGGCGACTTACATTTGATTGTTTCGATGTAAACATATCTACCGTAGCAGGTTTGAAATATTCTTCACCGCCGTAAGTACCACGATTTAGCATCATTTGATAAAAAATTGCCATGTCGTTGCTGCTTGCGAATAAACCTGCATGCCCAGAAACTCCACCTGCTAAAGCTGCTCCCTGATCGTGGACGTAGCCAACCAAAAGCGTTTTCCTGAAAAATTTATCGTCTTCTGTTGGTATAATTTGTTCTGGCTTAAAACGATTTCTTGGTAAAAACCCTGCAGTTTGCATCCCTAAAGGTTTATAAAACTTTTCGTAAGCATATTGGTTCAGCGGCTCCTGACTTATATGCTCCACAATATCTTTCATCACATACATACTAATATCGCTATAAACATATTTGCCACGAGTTTTTATAGGCGAATTAAGCATTTTTGGCCACATAAAATCCTTAAAAAACCCTTTCTTGATGTAATAATTATCTGCAACTTTTGTTGGAAAAGCCGCTGAAGAATCTCTGCTATAATCGCCAGTTTTTACATAATCATGAAAAGGAATAAACGGAATAAAACCTGCCTGGTGCAACATCACTTCCCGAACCTGAATGTTATTCATTGGTGAAGTTCGGGCTTTTGCAATGTATGCACCAATATTAGTATCCAGTTTGAGTTTATTTTCTTCAAAAAGACGCATCACTGATGGCGTAGTTGCGGTGACTTTTGTAACTGATGCCAAATCAAAAATATCGCTTACCTTATCAGGGTTTTTATCATCGTAGGTATGGGTTCCATAACCTTTATTAAAAATCACCTTCCCATCTTTCGCTACCAAAACAACCAATCCTGGTGTTGCCCGTTGTGCGATTGCTTCAGCAGCAATGGCATCAATTTCTTTTAAGTTGTTCGAATTTATACCAGCATCTTCAGGAACAGTATATTTTAAACGAATAACCGCCGTGCTAAAACCAGAGCCTGTAGTGTATTTGCTGGAAAAATTATTGCTTAATTTCGAACTAGCCGCAATGCCCCCAAAAATGTATTGTGGAACAATCGCCGCAGCATCCGCAGTATTTTGAGTCGCAAAAATGATAGGAGATTTAATTAAATCAAATGATTTCAAACCGGTTCCATTACCGAAAAAGGAAATTACAACCTGCTTGGTTTTACTGATGCTATTAATAAAATTGATGTATTTCGCCTTGCTTATATTTTGATCATCAATAGAAATTAATATGGTATTATAATATTTTAAATCATCTTCCAGATCGTTTAGGTTAACGCTGTCTTTATAAGTATCAGCTGAAAAGGAAGTAATTTTATCATATTTGTTTGCCAAACTATCGAATACAACACTATAAGCAAAACTTAAACTTACAGAGGCAATGTTTTTCTTTTCGAGTTTTTTTAACGGGATTATAGAATCCTGATTATTCAATAAAACCGTAGAACGGGTGATGGCATTTGTAATTAAAAGTTTTTTTTCATTGGTTGCGTGTTCTTGCGCACAGGCCATTAAACATAAAATATTGAAAAAACTCGCGACAGCAAGGATAAATAATCTATTTCGCTTCATATACTTTTTCTCCGTTCAGATAGGTTTTTAACACTTTGGTTTTTAAAATATTTTGTGGTGAAGCTTGTAAAATATCGTGATCAAGAATCACAAAATCGGCCAGCTTGCCTGGCTCTAAACTTCCTTTTTCTTGCTCTTCAAAATTGGCTTTTGCAGCCCAGATTGTCATTCCTTTTAAAGCTTCTTGTGGTGTTAAGGCATTTTCCATTTGGAAGCCGCCCTTTGGAAAACCTTTCGCATCTTCACGCACTGTTGCTGCATAAAACGTTAATAATGGATTAATGTTTTCCACAGGAAAGTCTGTTCCAAGAGGAATCCATCCGTTTTGTTTTAATAATTGCTTGTAAGCATATGCATCTTTAAGTCTATCGGCACCCAATCTTTGTCCAGCCCAATACATATCTGAAGTGGCATGGGTAGGTTGAACGGAAGGAACAATATTTGATTTACCAAACAAGTCAAAATCCTCTTTAT is drawn from Pedobacter mucosus and contains these coding sequences:
- a CDS encoding tetratricopeptide repeat protein, which translates into the protein MKTFFFLLLFLSIQTTFAQKQDIKNLYFDYLQVRMDADEQPEAITKALELLNRKTELNKTQLGNVTYHLGRLYEETGDIEKAIPYYESSIKMTPGYYVPYRALGFYNFERSNSLLKKINDAILAKNNQLIATLNKDYNILALKTIAYLEKSQACDPDDETKGMIINLYKNIKNDAAIGTLDTRLKKLSTDCITLLED
- a CDS encoding serine hydrolase domain-containing protein translates to MKRNRLFILAVASFFNILCLMACAQEHATNEKKLLITNAITRSTVLLNNQDSIIPLKKLEKKNIASVSLSFAYSVVFDSLANKYDKITSFSADTYKDSVNLNDLEDDLKYYNTILISIDDQNISKAKYINFINSISKTKQVVISFFGNGTGLKSFDLIKSPIIFATQNTADAAAIVPQYIFGGIAASSKLSNNFSSKYTTGSGFSTAVIRLKYTVPEDAGINSNNLKEIDAIAAEAIAQRATPGLVVLVAKDGKVIFNKGYGTHTYDDKNPDKVSDIFDLASVTKVTATTPSVMRLFEENKLKLDTNIGAYIAKARTSPMNNIQVREVMLHQAGFIPFIPFHDYVKTGDYSRDSSAAFPTKVADNYYIKKGFFKDFMWPKMLNSPIKTRGKYVYSDISMYVMKDIVEHISQEPLNQYAYEKFYKPLGMQTAGFLPRNRFKPEQIIPTEDDKFFRKTLLVGYVHDQGAALAGGVSGHAGLFASSNDMAIFYQMMLNRGTYGGEEYFKPATVDMFTSKQSNVSRRGLGFDRWDPDSTKHYPSDLASPQTYGHTGYTGTCIWVDPSRGLVYVFLSNRVNPTVTDKLSNLKIRGRIQDVVNKAIDESKK
- a CDS encoding isopenicillin N synthase family dioxygenase, encoding MSTPYIPCLNLGSYINGTEEERKTFSDELGRAFNDSGFVTITNHGLNQDSIDKLYENIKAVFSLPVEIKRKYEKPELAGQRGYTSAGKETAKGAKTPDLKEFWQIGQEVTDGDPVKDQYPDNEILEELPQFNQVTNGIYKKLEENGTHLLRAIATYLELPIDFFDKHVHNGNSILRGIHYFPIENPETIPDDAVRAGAHEDINLITLLIGASADGLEVLTRSNEWLPIKAHHTDIVVNVGDMLQRLTNNKLKSTTHRVVNPPRELMKTSRFSVPFFLHPRSDMSLASLSSTIDAEHPKVYSDMTAGAYLDERLREIGLKK